The nucleotide window GTATAAGGAATATGATCATGGCTACAGGTACAGTGAAATGGTTCAACACCACCAAGGGTTATGGCTTCATTCAGCCGGATGATGGCAGCAACGACGTGTTCGTTCACGCCACTGCCGTTGAGCGTGCAGGCATGCACGGCCTGAACGAAGGCGACAAGATCAGCTACGACATCGAAGAAGACCGCCAGCGCGGCAAGTCTTCCGCTGCTAACCTGAAAATGGTCTAAGCCAGACCTTTTCAGATATATCCCGGGCGGCATTGTTCACCAGAACAGCGCCCCCGGGGCGGCCTTTCGGAATGCGGTTCACTGAGCCTCTTGCGTGACGGTCTGAAGAACGCCAATCCATTTTATGGGTTGGCGTTTTTCGTTTTCGGTCAGCTTCCGCTGCGCACAACCCGTTCGCGGTGGAAGGTGTAGATGCCGCTGGCGACGACGATGGTGGCGCCGATGATTGTCGCCAGGTCCGGCAGATCGTCGTAGATCAGGTATCCCCACAGCACCGCCCAGGGCAGCATCAGGTAGTTCAGCGGCTGGAGCACGCTTGCCGGGGCGAGGGACAGGGCCTTGATCAGCAACCCGTGGCCTGTCAGGCCGATCACACCAATCCCGGCCATCAGGGCGAGCCCCTGCCAGTCCGGCGTGATCCAGAAGAACGGGCCGATGCAGGTCATCGAGACGAGCCCGGTGATACCCGTGTAGAGCACCGTCGTGCTGGCGTTGTCGTAACGGGCGGCCTTGCGCGTCAGGACTTGGTAGAGGGC belongs to Nisaea sp. and includes:
- a CDS encoding cold-shock protein codes for the protein MATGTVKWFNTTKGYGFIQPDDGSNDVFVHATAVERAGMHGLNEGDKISYDIEEDRQRGKSSAANLKMV